The stretch of DNA CCAGCGACGGCCTGGGGTTCGCCGGCCGCGGGGAAGGCATCAGCGCAGTGGCCACCGCACTGGTGTATCCGAGCCAGTCCGGCGCCATCGGCTAATCTGGAGCGGTGACCCTGCGCTTCTATGACACTGCCTCCGCCGAAGTCCGGAACTTCGTCCCCCTCGTCGAGGGCAAGGCCAGCCTCTACTACTGCGGGGCCACGGTGCAGGGGATGCCCCACGTTGGCCATATCCGCTCCGCCATTGCGTTCGACCAGCTCACCCGCTGGCTCCAGTACCGCGGCCTCCGGGTCACCGTGGTCCGCAACGTCACTGACATCGACGACAAGATCCTGGCAAAGTCCGAGGCCTCGTTCGCGCCGGACTTCAGCCCGGAACCCGGCGAAGTGGCGGGGGAAGAATGGTGGGCCCTCGCCTACCGCTACGAGCAGGAATTCCTGAAGGCCTATGACGCCCTGGGCGTTTCCCGGCCCACGTACGAGCCCCGTGCCACGGGGCACATCCCGGAGATGCACGCGCTGATCCAGCAGCTGATCGACCGCGGGCACGCCTACCCGGCCCTGGACGACTCCGGGGACGTGTACTTTGACGTCCGTTCTTGGAGCAAATACGGCGCCCTCACCAGGCAGAACATCGACGACATGCAGGCAGCCCCGGACGCCGACCCGCGGGGGAAGAAGGATCCCCGCGATTTCGCGCTATGGAAGGGGTCGAAAGCCGGCGAACCGGCGACGGCGGGTTGGGCCTCCCCGTGGGGAACGGGACGGCCGGGCTGGCACCTTGAGTGCTCCGCCATGGTCACCAAGTACTTGGGCATCGAGTTTGATATCCATGGTGGCGGCCTGGACCTGCGGTTCCCGCACCATGAAAACGAGCTGGCCCAGTCCCAGGCGGCAGGCCACCCGTTCGCCAACTTCTGGATGCATAACGGCATGGTCACCTATGAGGGCGAAAAGATGTCCAAGTCCATCGGGAACACCGTCAGTCCTGCCGAGATGCTGGAGCTGGCCCCACCCCGGGTAGTCCGCTACTACCTCGGCCAGGCGCATTACCGCTCCGTCCTGGACTACCGCCCCACCTCCCTCCAGGAAGCCGCGGCCGCCGTCGAACGCATTGACGGGTTTATCGCCAAAGCTGCCGCCCGCTCCGGCGATGGCGCCGGGTCCGCGGGCAGCCCGGTGGCGGGGGCCTTTGGTTCGTCCGAGGAGGCAGTGCGTACGTTCTCCGAGGCGATGGACGACGACCTTAACGTTCCGCGCGCACTTGCGGCACTTCACGAGACCGTCCGCGCCGGGAACACGGCCCTCGCCGAAGGTGACGATGTCTCGGCCCGGGATGCGCTGAATGCTGTGACCACCATGACTGAGGTCCTCGGCCTCAATGCCGTGGCTGGTACCGATGCCGGCAACAGCAAGGAAGCAGCCGCCCTGGAGGTCCTGGTGCAGGCGCAGCTGGAAGCACGGGCTGCGGCGCGTGCGGACAAGAACTGGGCGGCATCGGACGCCATCCGGGACACGCTCAACCAGGCCGGCGTCGTGGTGGAGGACGGCCCGGACGGGGCAACCTGGACCCTGAAGCGGGACTAAGCCGCTGCACCGGCCGGGTACGTCAAAACCGTTGACCGCCGATTTTTCTTCGGTCAGTAGACTGGTAGGCAGACTCAGTCAGCACAATCAAGGGTGGAACACAATGGCCAACAATGGTCGCCGATCGGTTAAAGCGAAGAAGGGCCCAACCATCGG from Pseudarthrobacter siccitolerans encodes:
- the cysS gene encoding cysteine--tRNA ligase is translated as MTLRFYDTASAEVRNFVPLVEGKASLYYCGATVQGMPHVGHIRSAIAFDQLTRWLQYRGLRVTVVRNVTDIDDKILAKSEASFAPDFSPEPGEVAGEEWWALAYRYEQEFLKAYDALGVSRPTYEPRATGHIPEMHALIQQLIDRGHAYPALDDSGDVYFDVRSWSKYGALTRQNIDDMQAAPDADPRGKKDPRDFALWKGSKAGEPATAGWASPWGTGRPGWHLECSAMVTKYLGIEFDIHGGGLDLRFPHHENELAQSQAAGHPFANFWMHNGMVTYEGEKMSKSIGNTVSPAEMLELAPPRVVRYYLGQAHYRSVLDYRPTSLQEAAAAVERIDGFIAKAAARSGDGAGSAGSPVAGAFGSSEEAVRTFSEAMDDDLNVPRALAALHETVRAGNTALAEGDDVSARDALNAVTTMTEVLGLNAVAGTDAGNSKEAAALEVLVQAQLEARAAARADKNWAASDAIRDTLNQAGVVVEDGPDGATWTLKRD